The sequence CGATGTCGTGCACGTCGCCGCGCACGGTCGCGATAAGGAGTTTTTTCTTCGCGGCGGTCGCCTCGGCGGTTTCGAAATGCGGCTTCAGGTGATCGACCGCGCGCTTCATCGCCTCCGCGCTTTTGAGCACGAACGGGAGTTGCAGCACGCCCGCGCCGAACAGATCGCCCACGTGCTTCATCGCCGGCACGAGGACATCGTTCAGGATTGTCTCGGCCGGCCGCTCCACGAGCAGCGCGTCGATGTTCTCGGCGAGCGCGCGCGTCTTGCCCTTGACGATGCCCTCGCGCAGCGCGTCATGAGGCGGCAGATCCGCGGCGATGTCGTCGCGCGCGTCGTCCTTGCGCCCGGCGAAGTGATGGATGAACAACTCGAGCGGATCGGCCTCGCCGCGCCTCTGGTTGTTGATGAGATCGAGCGCGATCCCCCGGTCGGTCTCGTCGATCTCCGCCAGCGACACGATGTGCTTGGGATTCAGGATTGCCGCGTCGAGCCCCGCCTTGAGCGCCAGATCGAGAAACACGGAGTTCAGGACGCGCCGGCTCTTGAGCGACAGGCCAAAGCTGATGTTCGACAGACCAAGCAGCAGGTGAACGTCGGGAAATTCGCGTTTGATCGCGCGGATCGCATTCAACGTCTCGACGCCGGCGTTGACGAGCGACGGATCGCCCGAACCGATCGTGAAGGTGAGCGGATCGATAAACAGATCGCGCTCCTGGAACCCATACTCCCCGACGCACGTCGAAACGAGGCGGCGCGCGATGGCGACCTTGCGTTCGGCGGTCATCGCCATGCCGTCTTCGTCGATGGTCAGGCACACGAGCGCCGCGCCGAACCGGCGGGCGAGGGGCGCGACGATCTTCGCGCGCTCGCCGCCATCTTCAAAGTTGATCGAGTTGACGACCGCGCGGCCGGCGTATCGCTTGAGCGCGATCTCGACCGCCCGGGCGATGTTCGAGTCGATCATGAGCGGCAGGCGGCATTCGCGCGAGGCGCGCGCGGTGAGGATGTCGATATCCCTCAACTCGTCCTTGCCCGCGTACGCGACGGACAGGTCGGCCGCGTGGCTGCCGTGCTCCTCCTGCTCGGCGAGGATGTCGAACGCCTGTTCAAAATTGTTGGCGAGGATCGCCTCGCGAAACGCCTTGGAGCCCGTGGCGTTCGCGCGTTCGCCGAAAAACAGCGGCGGCGGATCCTGGCGGATCGTCACCGGCGAAAAGAGGCTCGCGATGGCCACGGGCGCCTTCGCCGTGTGCGCAAGCGGCGCGAGACCGTCGATTTCCTTCGCGAGGCGTTCGATGTGCGCGGGCGTGGTGCCGCAGCAGCCGCCGACGATGTTGATCGGCATCTCGCGCACGAACCGCCCGAGCGCCGCGGCGAACTCCTCGGGCCCCTCCGGGTAACGCACGCCGCCCGCGCCGGGCACCGGAATGCCCGCATTGGGATAGACGCCCGTCAATTTCGGCCACGTCTTGCAGAGCGTTTCGAGGTGCGGGCGCATCGGCACGGGGCCGGTCGCGCAGTTCATACCCAGGATGTCGATGTCGAACGGCGCGAGGATCGCGACGACGGCGGACATATCCGTGCCCGTCAGAAGCGTGCCGGTCTGTTCGATCGTAACGGAGACGTACACCGGCACGCGGCGCGTCAGCTTCATCTGATCGAACGCGGCGGCGAGCGCGGCCTTGGTCTGCAAGAGGTCCTGGCAGGTTTCAATGAGCAGCATGTCCACGCCCTCGTCGAGCATCGCGTGGAACTGGCGCGCGTAGCTCTCGTAAAGTGCGTCCCAGGTCGTCTGCCCGAGCGTGGCGAGCTTGGTGCCGGGGCCGGTGGAGCCGGCGACGAAACGCGGGCGATCAGGCGTTCCCACGTCCTCGGCCGCCTCGCGCGCCAGGCGCACCGCGGCGCGCGTCAACTCGTCCGTGCGACCTTGAAGGTCGTATTCGGCCAGAACGAGCGGGTGCGAACCGAAGGTATTGGTCTCGACGATGTCCGCGCCGGCGAGCAGGTAACCGCGATGGATCTCGCGAATCTTGTCGGGAATGGTGAGGCCAAGGATCTCCGGGCATCCGAAAGCGCCGTCGTAGGCGGACTCGTCGAGCTTCAGCGCCTGGATCGCGGTGCCCATCGCTCCGTCGAGAAGGAGGATTTTTTCCCTGGTCCGATCGAGGATATTCATCGTTCGCGTGCTCGCCATTTGCGTCGCGGGCATTTTTGGCGTGGCTTGCCCGCGGGGATCGGGGAGTCTATCGACCGATCATTCCGAACGCAACGAGGATCGAGGATCAAGGATTGAGGATTGAGTGTCGAAGTGACGCGCGGCGAGTCATGGCGGGGCCGTCATCCTGAGGCGTGTTTAGCGAGCCGAAGGATCTGGCTCTTTTCGGTTGCAGCGTGGCCGTTCGCAGGAGCCGGCCAGATCCTTCGCTTCGCTCAGGATGACGTCGCGCAGGATGACGTCGCGCAGCACGCAACGTCTTTTGTCACGCGCCGCAGCCGTAACCGCCGCCCGCAATCATCATCCGCAGCCGCAACCGCCGCCGCCGTCATCGTCGTCGTCATCCGCCGACGCGCCAAAACCATCGTCGTCGGACGCGTCGTCGTCGGCGTTCGCGGAATCATCGTCGAACGCGTCGTCGTCTAACGCGTCATCGTCGCCGTCGTCATCGACCGCGTCATCGTCGTCCGCGTCGTCGTCCGTCGCCGGGATCGTCGTCGTGGTCGTGGTGGTCGTTGTGGTGGTGGTCGTCGTTTCGGAGAGCGGAGCGGCGGCGCCGGCATTCCAGGACTTGCCGAACTTGCCGTACCAATCCTTTCCCGGACGGTACCAGCAGTACGACGTGCCGCCCATGAGCTGCCCGACAAGCTGCCGGTCCTCGTTCAGCAGCGCCGAGCCCGACGAGCCGCCCTCGGTGTTGGCCTCCGTGTAAACGACGTACCACATGTTCGAGTCCCACCCGCTCACCTCGTAGCCGAAGGCGAGGCGCTTGAAAGCGCCGGCCGGGTGATGGACGACGGAGATATTTTCGCCCGGGTCGAGGTCGTCGGTCGTGAAACCGAGGAACGCGCTGCCCGCGGGGGGGTCTTCGTGAAGAAGCAGCAGCGAAAAGTCCGACGCCGAGGCGTTCGCGATCTGGTCGGCGCCGTAGTTTTTCGGCAGCCCGTCAAGGCCGGGGACGACGCCGTCGCAAGCGTCCGTCTCGAAATTCCACACCGCGACCAGCGTCTCGGCGACGGACTGCTTGTTGATGCAATGGTTCGCGGTCCAGAACCAGGGCTTTTGCGTTCCGTGAACATCGCCGATGAGGCTGCCGGTGCACATGTACGTGCCCCAGCCCTCTTCAAAAAGCATCAGCGCGACGGCCTTGCGGATGTCCGCGTAATCCGCGTAGCAGTTTGGGTCCAGGTGGCAGTTCTGTTCGGTCGACAGCGGCGGCGCGATCTCGCCGACCGACAGCCGGTCGATCGACAAATCCGGCGGCGCGTCGACGCCGACGACCTCGATAACGAGGCTCTCTCCCTCGACGATCGGTCCCCAGATCGCCGGATCGCTTGAGGTATTTGTCGCGTCGACGCGCTGCGGAATCCCCGACGCGCCGTAAACAAGAACCTCGGCGCGCGGCAGGCGCGCAAAACGCGGGCGAAGGAACGTCGCGCCCGGCACGCGGTATTCGAGCGCGTACGAAACGCCACCCGCGCCGTCGTCGATCGCCTGCCAGTCGCCGGCGGCGAGCGTTTCCAGTTCGATGTGCGTGCCGGCCTTGACGCGCCGTTGCGGATCGATTTCGGCCGCGGCCTCCGGCGCCGCGAGCACGTGCGCGGAAAGATCGCCCGAAAGGCCCGCCTCAAGAAGCGGCGAGCGCGGCGAATCCCGATCGGCAGGCTCGCCGTCGAAAAGCTGGAAGGGCACGGAAACGCCGGTATGCGCGCGCGGCTCGCCGGATTTTTCGGCGTTGGAGGAGGCCAGCGCGAAGGTGAAAAGCAGGGCGGCGGTAAGGAGCGTCGCGCGCCGGGGTCCATCGATCGGTTTCATTTTTCGGCCGTCGTTTTCTAGCAGTGGAGCACCGGATCGTTCGCGAGAATGCGATCGAAGCGGAACAAGTGCTGCTCGTCGTCCTCCGCGCGGTAGGCGGGATCCAGGCGGCGCACCGCGAGGAGATCGGCCATGACCGCCGTTTCGGTGTTGAGCCCCTGGCCAGTCTCCCACGCGGACTGATCGTACAGCAGGCCAACCTCGATGATCGCCATCATCGATTCGATGTGGCGGCGGATGTGCATCTGGCCGTAAACCGGATCAGCGACGCAACGGTCCAGTCCCGCGCGCGTGCGCTCCCACGCGGACAGCGCGACGGTGGCCGCGGATTCGACGTCGTCCGCGGCGGCAAGCCAGCCTCGGATTTTTGCGTCGATCACGGGGATGATGCCGAACCGCCCGATGTCGCGCAGAACCTGC is a genomic window of bacterium containing:
- a CDS encoding homocysteine S-methyltransferase family protein; this translates as MASTRTMNILDRTREKILLLDGAMGTAIQALKLDESAYDGAFGCPEILGLTIPDKIREIHRGYLLAGADIVETNTFGSHPLVLAEYDLQGRTDELTRAAVRLAREAAEDVGTPDRPRFVAGSTGPGTKLATLGQTTWDALYESYARQFHAMLDEGVDMLLIETCQDLLQTKAALAAAFDQMKLTRRVPVYVSVTIEQTGTLLTGTDMSAVVAILAPFDIDILGMNCATGPVPMRPHLETLCKTWPKLTGVYPNAGIPVPGAGGVRYPEGPEEFAAALGRFVREMPINIVGGCCGTTPAHIERLAKEIDGLAPLAHTAKAPVAIASLFSPVTIRQDPPPLFFGERANATGSKAFREAILANNFEQAFDILAEQEEHGSHAADLSVAYAGKDELRDIDILTARASRECRLPLMIDSNIARAVEIALKRYAGRAVVNSINFEDGGERAKIVAPLARRFGAALVCLTIDEDGMAMTAERKVAIARRLVSTCVGEYGFQERDLFIDPLTFTIGSGDPSLVNAGVETLNAIRAIKREFPDVHLLLGLSNISFGLSLKSRRVLNSVFLDLALKAGLDAAILNPKHIVSLAEIDETDRGIALDLINNQRRGEADPLELFIHHFAGRKDDARDDIAADLPPHDALREGIVKGKTRALAENIDALLVERPAETILNDVLVPAMKHVGDLFGAGVLQLPFVLKSAEAMKRAVDHLKPHFETAEATAAKKKLLIATVRGDVHDIGKNLVNIIVTNNGFDVVDLGTKVPINAIMQAAKDVNADVIGMSGLLVSSAMLMEENLRAMSEAGIDKPVLVGGAALTPDFVRETLKPAYTTNGVTYCRDAFSGLVAMQHIAEGKTPPEDTAPASIAPDPGKRPGRPITVKRVAPPAAPFLGARVVTDVPLESIFPLVNEIALFRGRWGYRRGKMSAEEYARVDREEVRPRYEALQRLVKAERIFEPQFVYGYFPARRDGDAVIVPSNGDALRFEFPRRAVVPEICIADFVREDADVVGFFVVSLGGGVAEREHKEFASAEFLDYFLLHGLAVEMTDALAEYAHEQMRQEWGVGEEKRLSPQQLITQQYHGGRYAFGYPACPNLADNEKIFRLLDPARIGVSLAEGHQMVPEFSTSAIVLHHPQAKYFAA
- a CDS encoding serine protease; this encodes MKPIDGPRRATLLTAALLFTFALASSNAEKSGEPRAHTGVSVPFQLFDGEPADRDSPRSPLLEAGLSGDLSAHVLAAPEAAAEIDPQRRVKAGTHIELETLAAGDWQAIDDGAGGVSYALEYRVPGATFLRPRFARLPRAEVLVYGASGIPQRVDATNTSSDPAIWGPIVEGESLVIEVVGVDAPPDLSIDRLSVGEIAPPLSTEQNCHLDPNCYADYADIRKAVALMLFEEGWGTYMCTGSLIGDVHGTQKPWFWTANHCINKQSVAETLVAVWNFETDACDGVVPGLDGLPKNYGADQIANASASDFSLLLLHEDPPAGSAFLGFTTDDLDPGENISVVHHPAGAFKRLAFGYEVSGWDSNMWYVVYTEANTEGGSSGSALLNEDRQLVGQLMGGTSYCWYRPGKDWYGKFGKSWNAGAAAPLSETTTTTTTTTTTTTTIPATDDDADDDDAVDDDGDDDALDDDAFDDDSANADDDASDDDGFGASADDDDDDGGGGCGCG